DNA sequence from the Chlamydiota bacterium genome:
CGCCGCTCCGGTGCATCATGCCCGGCCGCGTCTACCGCTGCGACAGCGACGTCTCCCACTCCCCGATGTTCCACCAGGTCGAGGGGCTGGCGGTCGGGGAGGGGATCGGTTTCGGGGAGCTGAAGGGGCTGCTCGGCTTCTTCGTGCGGCAGATCTTCGGCCCCGACACGGCCCTCCGGTTCCGCCCGAGCTTCTTCCCGTTCACCGAGCCGAGCGCGGAGATCGACATCTCCTGCGTCATCTGCGCCGGGCGGGGGTGCCGCGTCTGCAAAGGCTCCGGCTGGATCGAGATACTCGGCGCCGGGATGGTCCACCCGGCGGTCTTCGAGGCGGTCGGCTACGACCCGGAGCGGTACAGCGGCTATGCGTTCGGGATGGGGGTCGAGCGGGTCGCGATGCTCATCTACGGGATCGACGACATACGGCTTTTCTTCGAGAACGACGCGAGGTTCCTGGAGCAGTTCAGGTAAGGCGGCGCGGGGATCGCGGGAGGGCGGAAACCGGGGGAGGGTGACCCGGCGGCGACGAGATGAAGATCCTGTACCGGTGGCTTGCGGAATTCGTGGAGTGCCCGCTTCCCGCGGAGGAGCTCGCCGGCCGCCTCACCGGCGCCGGCCTCGAGGTCGAGGGGGTGACCCGGCTCGACCCCGGCCCGCCGGGGCTCGTCACGGCGCGGATCCTCTCCGTCGAGCCGCATCCCGCCGCCGACCGCCTCACCGTCTGCCGGGTGAGCGACGGCGCGCGCGACTACACGGTCGTCTGCGGCGCGCCGAACGTCCGTGCCGGCGAAACCGCACCGTTCGCCGCGGTCGGGACCCGGCTCCCGGGCGGGATCGCGATCAGGAAGGCGAAGCTGCGCGGCGTCGTCTCGGAGGGGATGCTCTGCTCGGAGCGCGAGCTCGGCCTCGGCGAGGACGCCGCGGGGATACTGCTCCTCGGCCCCGACTGCCGGGCGGGCATTTCGCTCGCCGAGGCGCTCGGGCTCGACGACTGGCTGCTCGACGTCAACGTGCCCCCGAACCGTCCCGACTGCCTCGGCGTCATCGGCATCGCGCGGGAGGTCTCGGCGCTCCTGCGCGTCCCGCTCCGCGTCGCCCCCCCGCATGTCGCGGAGGGCCCCGAGCCGACCGCCGCCCGCGCCCGGGTGTCCGTCGAGCGCTTCGACCTGTGCCCCCGCTACACGGCGCGTCTCGTCGTCGGCGCGCGGCCGGTCCCGTCCCCGTTCCCCGTGCGGCGGCGGCTCGCCCTCTCGGGCGTGCGGGCGATCAACGCGATCGTGGACGCGACGAACTACGTGATGCTCGAATACGGCCAGCCGCTCCACGCATTCGATTTCGCGAGGATCGAGGGGGGGGGCGTCGAGGCGCGCGCGGCGAGGCCCGGCGAGAGGATCGTCACGATCGACGGGAGGGAGCGGGAGCTCCCCGGGGGGACGCTCGTCATCGCCGATGCCCGGGGGCCGGTCGCCGTCGCGGGGCTGATGGGCGGCGCGGGGAGCGAGGTGGGGCCGGACACCGCCGAGGTGCTGCTCGAGAGCGCCTGCTTCGACCCGGCGACGGTGCGGCGGGCATCGAAGGCGCTCGGGCTCTCCAGCGATTCGTCGTACCGGTTCGAGCGGGGGACCGACGTCGAGGGCGTCGCGTGCGCGCTCGACCGGGCGGCGCAGCTTGTCGCCGCGCATGCGGGGGGGGTCGTCAGCGCGGGCATCCTCGAATGCCGTCGCCCGACCCCCCCTCCGCGGGCGATCGCGCTTCGCCTCGGCAGGGCGGGCGCCCTCCTGAGCGGGGCGGTGACGCGCGGGGAGGCCGCCGACTGCCTGACGCGCCTCGGCTTCTCGGTCCGAGAGGGGGAGGGGGACGTCGTCGAGGTCGTCCCCCCCTCCTTCAGGGTGGACGCGCGGCGGGAGGTCGACCTGATCGAGGAGATCGCCCGGCTGCGCGGCTACGACGCCGTCCCCTCCGTCGCCGTGTCGGCGGTCGACAGCGGGGCGGACGGGTCCGCCCGGCACACGGGGCGTGCGCGGGTCAGGGAGGCGCTCCGGGCGCGCGGCTTCTCCGAGGCGGTCACGCTGAGCTTCATGGGGGGCGCGGAGATGGACCGGCTGATGTGGGGCGCGTCGGATCCGCGCCGCGCGGCGGTCCGGCTCAGGAACCCGGTCAGCGAGGAGTTCGCCTACCTGAGGACGAGTCTGCTCCCGCCGCTGGCGCGATGCCTCGGTCTCAACGCGTCCCGCGGCGCGCACGATCTCCTCCTCTTCGAGCTCGGCTCCGTCTTCGCCGCCGCCGGCGGCGGCGCCCCGCCGATCGAGGAGGAGCGGCTCGCGCTCATCGCGACCGGCCTGGCGGCCCCCGCGTCCTGGTGCGCGCCCGGCAGGGACGCGGACTATTTCTTCGTGAAGGGGGTCCTCGAGTCGCTCGCCGGACACGCCGGCCTGCGCCTCCGCGCTGAGGCGGCCCCGCTCGACGGCTTCCACCCCGGCCGCGCAGCGGCGCTGCGGCTGAACGACGAGCCGTGGGGAATCCTCGGCGAGCTGCACCCGCGGGCGGCGGAGGCGTACGGGATCCGCGGGCGGGTCGTCTTCGCCGAGATGAACGCCGCGCCGCTTTTCGCGGCGCTCGCCCCCGCGCCGCGCTGCCGCCCGATCCCCCCCTCCGCCGCGGTGCGGAGGGATATCGCGGTCGTCGCCGCGGAGGCGACTCCCGCGCAGCGCCTCCTCGATCGGCTAGGCGAGGCGCTGCCCGGCGGGGCGGTGGAGTCGGTGGCGCTCTTCGACCTGTTCACGGGCCCCCCGATCCCGCCGGGGAGGAAGGGGCTCGCCTTCTCGGTGCGGCTGCGTCTGCCGGAGGAGGGGGGGGAGGCGGGCATCGACGCCGCCGTCGAACGGCTCCGCGCGGCGCTGCGCGAAGAGGGGTGCGAGATCAGGTAGCGCCCGGCATCCGCCCGGCGCGGAGGGGATCGGATCGCCGGTTCGTCGACGCGGCCGGCGCCGCCGCGGCGTATCGACGGGGGATCCGCATGGATCTGTTCGACGCGCAGGAGAGGGATATCCCGGCGGAGGCCGAGCCGCTGGCGGCGCGGATGCGGCCGCGGACGCTCGACGAGTTCCAGGGGCAGCGGCACATCCTCGGCGAGGGGAGGCTCCTCTCCCGGGCGATCGCGTCGGACCGGATCGGTTCGCTGATCCTCTGGGGGCCGCCGGGGTCGGGGAAGACGACGCTCGCCGAGGTGATCGCCCGGGCGACCCACAGCCGCTTCGAGCGCATCAGCGCGGTGATGGCCAACGTAGAGATCCTGCGCAAGGCGATCTACGCCGCGCGGAACCGCCTTCGGGAGAAGGGGGAGAAGACCACCCTCTTCATCGACGAGATTCACCGTTTCAACAAGGCGCAGCAGGACGTGCTGCTGCCGCACGTCGAGCGCGGGGGGATCGCCCTGATCGGCGCCACGACGCACAACCCGTGCTTCTACGTCAACGCGCCGCTGCTGTCGCGCTCGCTCCTGTTCGAGCTCAAGCCGCTCGAGAAGGAGGATCTGCGCGCCATCGTCGCCCGCGCGCTCGCGGACCGGGAGCGCGGCCTCGGGGCGATGCGGGTCGCGGTGGACGACGACGCGCTCGAGCATCTCCTCAACGCCTGCGAGGGGGACGCGCGGCGCGCCCTGAACTCGATCGAGCGGGCGGCGCTCACGACCCCGCCCGGTCCCGACGGCGCGGTGCGCATCACGCTCCGCCAGGCGGAGGAGTCGGTCCAGTCGAAGGCGGTCGTCTACGATCGCGACGAGGACGGGCACTACGACACGATATCCGCGTTCATCAAGAGCATGCGGGGCTGCGACCCCGACGCCGCCCTCTACTGGATGGCGAAGATGCTCCACGCGGGCGAGGACCCGCGCTTCATCGCGCGGCGGATCATCATCTGCGCCGCGGAGGACGTCGGCAACGCGGATCCGCACGCGCTCCTTGTCGCGACCGCCGCGATGCAGTCCCTCGAGTTCGTCGGGATGCCCGAGGCCCGCATCCCGCTGGCGCAGGCGGCGGTCTACGTCGCCTGCGCCCCCAAGAGCAACGCCTCCTTCCTCGGGATCGAGAAGGCGCTCGAGGCGGTGCGCAGCCGCCCGGTGATGGAGGTCCCCGACGCCGTGAAGGGGACCGGCTACGCGGGCGCGGCGAAACTCGGCCGGGGGGAGGGGTACACGTACGGGCACGGCCCGAGAAGCGAGACCGGAGACCCGGCGTTCACGCCGGCCGAACTGCGCCTCTACGCACCGTGGGCAAGCGGCTACGAGAAGATCATACGGAAGCGTCTCGAGGCCTGGCGGAAGGGCCGCGGGGAGCGGAAGGAGGCGGCGGGGCCGCGATGACCGGGGAAGGCGTCGAATCCGACGAGAAGGGGAGGCTGCGCGCGGCGCTGCTGGCGCGGCGCCGGGCGATCCCGGAGGGGCTGCGGGCGGGACAGAGCGCGCGGATCGCCGCGGGCCTTCGCCTGCTCGAGGCGTACCGCCTCGCGCGGCGGATCATGTGCTACGCGGCGGTGCGGGGAGAGGTGGAGACCGCGGGGCCGGTGGCGGAGTGCCTCCGGCGCGGGGCGCTGGTCGCCCTGCCGCGTTTCGACGCCGCGGCGGGGCGCATCGAGGCGCGGTGGGTGCGCGACCCCGGCCTGGATCTCGCCCCGGGGGCGTTCGGCATCCCCGAGCCGCGGGCGGACCGGTGCCCGCCGGCCGACACGGGAACGATCGACCTCTTCCTCGTCCCCGGCGTCGGCTTCGACCCGCGGGGCAACCGCCTCGGGTGGGGGAGGGGGCTGTACGACGCCCTGCTCGCCGGGGCGGCGCCGCGCGCCGTGAAGATCGGACTCGCCTACGAGGCGCAGGTCGTCCGCCTCGTCCCCGCGGGGAGACGGGATGTCGCCGTGGACCTGCTGGTGACCGAGGATCGGACGATCGACTGCGCGAGGATTCGAAGGATTGTCGACGGGGGAACGCGGGCGCAGCCGGTTTCGCGCTAGGGCGGCGATCCCGCGCCATCACGAACCAGAGGAGGGAGGCGCATATGCATTTTCTGCAGGAGCAGTTCATCGCCCTCATCCTGATCGGCACCGCCGCCGGGGTGGCCGCGGGATATCTGTTGCGCCGCCACGCGGCCGAGAAGGGGTTCTCCGACGCGGAGGCGCAGGCGAAGAAGATCGTCGAGGAGGCCCAGCGCGAGGCGTCCAACAAGGCGCGCGAGGCGGAGCTGTTCGCCAAGGACGAGCTGCACCGCTCCCGGACGGAGTTCGAACGGGAGACGAAGAATCGGCGCAAGGAGCTCCTCACCCTCGAACAGCGCGTCCTCCAGAAGGAGGAGAATGTCGAGCGCAAGGTGGGGCTCATCGAGAAGAAGGAGCAGATGCTGTCGAAAACCGAGCGGGAGCTCCAGGAGCGGGAGCGGAAGGCCGAGGCGCGGCAGGCGGAGCTCGACGGGATCATCGAGGAGGAGCGCCGGCGCCTCCAGAAGGTCGCGGGCCTGAGCCGCGACGAGGCCAAGCAGCTCCTTTTGAGCAAGCTCGAGGACGAGATCAGGCGCGACGCGGCGACGATGGCCCGGCGCATCGAGGAGGAGGCGAAGGAGAGCGCCGACAAGCAGGCGAAGAAGATCATCTCCCTCGCCATTCAACGCTACGCCGCCGACCATGTCTCCGAGACCACGGTCACGAGCGTGCCGCTCCCCAACGACGAGATGAAGGGGCGGATCATCGGCCGCGAGGGGCGCAACATCCGCGCCCTCGAGGCGGCCACGGGCGTGGACGTCATCATCGACGACACGCCGGGCGCCGTGGCCCTCTCGGGTTTCGACCCGATACGGAAGGAGGTGGCGCGGATCACCCTCGAACGGCTCATCGCCGACGGGCGCATCCACCCCGCCCGGATCGAGGAGATCGTCGAGAAGGTCAAGAAGGAGATGGACGAGACGATCCGCGAGACCGGCAAGCAGGCCGCCTTCGACCTCGGCATCCACGACCTCCATCCGGAGCTGGTCAGGCTCCTCGGGCGCCTGAAGTTCAGGAGCAGCTACGGTCAGAACGTGCTCCAGCACTCCAAGGAGGTCGCCCGGCTGATGGGGATCATGGCGGCGGAGCTCAAGGAGGACGTCCAGGCCGCCAAGCGGATCGGACTCCTGCACGACATCGGAAAGGCGGTGGACCACGAGGTGGAGGGGGCGCACGCGACCATCGGCGCCGACATCGCCCGGCGCTACGGCGAGGTCGCCGAGGTCGTGCACGCGATCGCCGCCCACCACAACGACGTCGAACCGGGCACGATCCAGGCGGTCCTCGCCTCTGCGGGCGACGCCATCTCCGCGGCGAGGCCGGGGGCGCGCTCCGAGTCGATCGAGGCGTATATCAAGCGCCTCGAGAACCTCGAGAAGATCGCGCTCTCCTTCCGCGGCGTCCAGCACGCCTATGCGATCCAGGCGGGGCGCGAGATCCGCGTGATGGTGGAGCCGGACAAGATCGGGGACGCCGAGGCGATCCAGGTCGCCCGCGAGGTGACCAAGAAGATCCAGGAGGAGCTCGAGTACCCGGGGCAGATCAAGGTGGTCGTGGTGCGCGAGACGCGGGCAGTGGAGTACGCCAAGTGACGAACATCCACGGCAATGGTCTTGCCGCGAATGAACGCGGATCTTCGCGGATTCGGGTCTGTCTCGCAGCCGTATCCGCGGTCGAACCGTTTCCGTGCTTCACGGTGTCAACGGTATGATCTGTGGCGGGAGGGGCTGAGATGATCGGCATCCTGTTCGGAGGGGACATCGTCGGGAAGCCGGGGAGGGACGCCGTCGCGAGGCTCGTCCCGCTCCTGCGGAAACGCCACGGGGTCGACTGCGTGGTCGCGAACGCGGAGAACGCCGCGGGCGGCTCCGGCGTCACGCCGGAGATCGTGGAGGAGCTCCTCTCCGCGGGGGTGGACGTGCTCACCTCCGGCGACCATGTCTGGAGGAACAGGGCGGTGTACGGCATCATGGGGCGGGAGGACCGCCTGCTCCGGCCCGCCAACTACCCCGAGGAGGCGCCGGGGAAGGGGCGCGTCCTCGTCACCCTCCCGGGCGGCGCGAAACTCGGGGTCGTCAACGTGATGGGGAGGGTCTTCATGAAGCCGGCCGACTGCCCGTTCAAGGCGGCGGCGCGCGAGGTGGAGGCGCTGCGGGTCGAAACCCCGCTGATCCTCGTGGACATGCACGCGGAGGCGACCTCGGAGAAGATCGCCCTCGGGCGCTGGCTCGACGGGAAGGTGACGGCGGTCATCGGGACGCACACGCACGTCCAGACGGCCGACGAGCGCCTCCTGCCCGGCGGCACCGCCTACCTCACGGAGGCGGGCATGACCGGGCCGTGCGAGTCGGTCCTGGGGCGCGAGATCGGGGCGGTGGTGCGGCACTTCGTGACGCAGCTCCCCGAGCGGTTCGAGGTGGCGCGCGAGGGGGTCGAGTTCCAGGGGGCGCTCGTGCGCGCCGACGAGAAGACGGGGAGGGCGGTGTCGATCGAGAGGATCCGGGAGAAGCTGCCCGCCTCCTCCCGGAGGCCGGCCTCCGACGGGGAGGGGGAGGAGAACGGCGGCAGGTGAGGAAGGGGCGGCGCCGCATGGAGGGCCGGGCGCCGATCCGTCCTCCCCGGCCCGCCGGGGCGCGCCGCGTCGGCACGGGGAGGCGATGGTGAGGGCGCCGGGCAGGAAGATCTACCGCGTCGCGGAGCTCACCCGCAGGATCAAAATCCTGCTCGAGGGCGAGTTCCCCGGCGTGTGGGTCGGGGGGGAGGTCTCCAACGTCCGCCGCCCCGGCTCCGGGCACCTCTACTTCACCCTCAAGGACGAGGAGAGCCAGCTCCAGGCGGTGCTCTACCGCTCCCAGGCGTCGCGGCTGCGCTTCGAGCTGAAGGACGGCCTGCAGGTCGTGGCATTCGGCGACGTCTCCGTGTACGAGCGGGGCGGGCGCTACCAGCTCACGGTGTCCGAGATCGAGCCGAAGGGGGTGGGCGCGCTCCAGCTCGCCTTCGAGCAGTTGAAGGAGCGGCTGCGGGAGGAGGGGCTCTTCGACCCCGCCCGCAAGAGGCCGATCCCGCTGCTCCCGGGGAGGATCGGGATCGTCACCTCCCCGTCGGGGGCCGCGATACGCGACATCCTGAGCGTCATCGGGCGACGTTTCGCCGACGTCCGTGTGCTGATCAGCCCGGTGCGCGTGCAGGGCGAGACGGCCGCCGCCGAGATCGTCGCGGCGATCGACGAGCTGAACCGCCGGGGCGACGTGGACGTCATCATCGTGACGCGCGGCGGCGGATCCCTCGAGGACCTCTGGGCCTTCAACGAGGAGCCGGTGGCCCGCGCCATCGCCCGCTCGCGGATACCGGTGATCTCCGCCGTCGGGCACGAGATCGACGTCACCATCGCCGATTTCGCCGCCGACCTCCGCGTCCCGACCCCGTCCGCCGCCGCCGAACTCGTGGTGGCGAAAAAGTCGGAGCTCCAGGAACGGCTCGCCGCCCTTTCCTCGCGCCTGGTCTCCTCCGCCCGGCAGCTCCTCGCGGAGCTGCGGCGGCGCCTGATCGTCTCCGCGCGGCATTACGTGCTTCAGGCGCCGGAGAACGTCGTGCGGCAGTACCAGCAGCTCCTCGACGAACTCGAGGGGCGCCTGGGGAGGTCGTTCCGGCACCGGCTCGCGCTCGGGCGCGCGCAGCTGGGGGGCATCGCCGGGAGGCTCGAGACCCTGAGCCCCGTCGCCGTCCTCTCGAGGGGCTACAGCGTCGTCTTCAGGGAAAGGGACGGCGCCGTGGTTTCGGCGCCGGCGCAGGTGCGCCCGGGCGAGGCGGTGCGGGTGAAGCTGGCCCGGGGCGGGTTCACCGCCTCGGTCAACGAAATCGTTGACTGAGGGGCCGCGCGGCGTAAAATGAAGGCGGGGAGGGGTGCGATGGCGAAGGAGAGGGAGAAGGAGAAGAAACCAGGATTCGAGGAGTCCCTCGCGCGTCTC
Encoded proteins:
- a CDS encoding phenylalanine--tRNA ligase subunit beta, which encodes MKILYRWLAEFVECPLPAEELAGRLTGAGLEVEGVTRLDPGPPGLVTARILSVEPHPAADRLTVCRVSDGARDYTVVCGAPNVRAGETAPFAAVGTRLPGGIAIRKAKLRGVVSEGMLCSERELGLGEDAAGILLLGPDCRAGISLAEALGLDDWLLDVNVPPNRPDCLGVIGIAREVSALLRVPLRVAPPHVAEGPEPTAARARVSVERFDLCPRYTARLVVGARPVPSPFPVRRRLALSGVRAINAIVDATNYVMLEYGQPLHAFDFARIEGGGVEARAARPGERIVTIDGRERELPGGTLVIADARGPVAVAGLMGGAGSEVGPDTAEVLLESACFDPATVRRASKALGLSSDSSYRFERGTDVEGVACALDRAAQLVAAHAGGVVSAGILECRRPTPPPRAIALRLGRAGALLSGAVTRGEAADCLTRLGFSVREGEGDVVEVVPPSFRVDARREVDLIEEIARLRGYDAVPSVAVSAVDSGADGSARHTGRARVREALRARGFSEAVTLSFMGGAEMDRLMWGASDPRRAAVRLRNPVSEEFAYLRTSLLPPLARCLGLNASRGAHDLLLFELGSVFAAAGGGAPPIEEERLALIATGLAAPASWCAPGRDADYFFVKGVLESLAGHAGLRLRAEAAPLDGFHPGRAAALRLNDEPWGILGELHPRAAEAYGIRGRVVFAEMNAAPLFAALAPAPRCRPIPPSAAVRRDIAVVAAEATPAQRLLDRLGEALPGGAVESVALFDLFTGPPIPPGRKGLAFSVRLRLPEEGGEAGIDAAVERLRAALREEGCEIR
- a CDS encoding replication-associated recombination protein A, whose amino-acid sequence is MDLFDAQERDIPAEAEPLAARMRPRTLDEFQGQRHILGEGRLLSRAIASDRIGSLILWGPPGSGKTTLAEVIARATHSRFERISAVMANVEILRKAIYAARNRLREKGEKTTLFIDEIHRFNKAQQDVLLPHVERGGIALIGATTHNPCFYVNAPLLSRSLLFELKPLEKEDLRAIVARALADRERGLGAMRVAVDDDALEHLLNACEGDARRALNSIERAALTTPPGPDGAVRITLRQAEESVQSKAVVYDRDEDGHYDTISAFIKSMRGCDPDAALYWMAKMLHAGEDPRFIARRIIICAAEDVGNADPHALLVATAAMQSLEFVGMPEARIPLAQAAVYVACAPKSNASFLGIEKALEAVRSRPVMEVPDAVKGTGYAGAAKLGRGEGYTYGHGPRSETGDPAFTPAELRLYAPWASGYEKIIRKRLEAWRKGRGERKEAAGPR
- a CDS encoding 5-formyltetrahydrofolate cyclo-ligase translates to MTGEGVESDEKGRLRAALLARRRAIPEGLRAGQSARIAAGLRLLEAYRLARRIMCYAAVRGEVETAGPVAECLRRGALVALPRFDAAAGRIEARWVRDPGLDLAPGAFGIPEPRADRCPPADTGTIDLFLVPGVGFDPRGNRLGWGRGLYDALLAGAAPRAVKIGLAYEAQVVRLVPAGRRDVAVDLLVTEDRTIDCARIRRIVDGGTRAQPVSR
- the rny gene encoding ribonuclease Y; its protein translation is MHFLQEQFIALILIGTAAGVAAGYLLRRHAAEKGFSDAEAQAKKIVEEAQREASNKAREAELFAKDELHRSRTEFERETKNRRKELLTLEQRVLQKEENVERKVGLIEKKEQMLSKTERELQERERKAEARQAELDGIIEEERRRLQKVAGLSRDEAKQLLLSKLEDEIRRDAATMARRIEEEAKESADKQAKKIISLAIQRYAADHVSETTVTSVPLPNDEMKGRIIGREGRNIRALEAATGVDVIIDDTPGAVALSGFDPIRKEVARITLERLIADGRIHPARIEEIVEKVKKEMDETIRETGKQAAFDLGIHDLHPELVRLLGRLKFRSSYGQNVLQHSKEVARLMGIMAAELKEDVQAAKRIGLLHDIGKAVDHEVEGAHATIGADIARRYGEVAEVVHAIAAHHNDVEPGTIQAVLASAGDAISAARPGARSESIEAYIKRLENLEKIALSFRGVQHAYAIQAGREIRVMVEPDKIGDAEAIQVAREVTKKIQEELEYPGQIKVVVVRETRAVEYAK
- a CDS encoding TIGR00282 family metallophosphoesterase; this translates as MIGILFGGDIVGKPGRDAVARLVPLLRKRHGVDCVVANAENAAGGSGVTPEIVEELLSAGVDVLTSGDHVWRNRAVYGIMGREDRLLRPANYPEEAPGKGRVLVTLPGGAKLGVVNVMGRVFMKPADCPFKAAAREVEALRVETPLILVDMHAEATSEKIALGRWLDGKVTAVIGTHTHVQTADERLLPGGTAYLTEAGMTGPCESVLGREIGAVVRHFVTQLPERFEVAREGVEFQGALVRADEKTGRAVSIERIREKLPASSRRPASDGEGEENGGR
- the xseA gene encoding exodeoxyribonuclease VII large subunit; amino-acid sequence: MVRAPGRKIYRVAELTRRIKILLEGEFPGVWVGGEVSNVRRPGSGHLYFTLKDEESQLQAVLYRSQASRLRFELKDGLQVVAFGDVSVYERGGRYQLTVSEIEPKGVGALQLAFEQLKERLREEGLFDPARKRPIPLLPGRIGIVTSPSGAAIRDILSVIGRRFADVRVLISPVRVQGETAAAEIVAAIDELNRRGDVDVIIVTRGGGSLEDLWAFNEEPVARAIARSRIPVISAVGHEIDVTIADFAADLRVPTPSAAAELVVAKKSELQERLAALSSRLVSSARQLLAELRRRLIVSARHYVLQAPENVVRQYQQLLDELEGRLGRSFRHRLALGRAQLGGIAGRLETLSPVAVLSRGYSVVFRERDGAVVSAPAQVRPGEAVRVKLARGGFTASVNEIVD